The DNA window TTAACTTAAACGTTTGTGCCGTAATTCTCGGTACATCTTCTGGCATGCGAATTGTCCATCCTCTGCTGCAACAAAGATGAATAATTTCCACTGAGTAGAGGCTCGCCACCAGCGCCGTAAATATACCTGAACCGCCCAAATAACGAATATCCAAGCCTTGCCGGTCGGCAAAACCAGATAACATTAAAAATGCCATGCTACCGGTTAATCCGGATAACCGTTCTGGCAAATGATATTGTTTGGCTAAACTCGTCGCCACACCAAAAGCCACGATTAAAGCCACCACACCTAATGTGAGTTGATAGGTCGGCAATATGATCGGGCGGATACTGATAAGAAATGACTCCCATCCAATTGAACGGCCCTCCATTTCTGCAGGAACGCCCACTAATGGAAACATCAAAGGAACAAATAGGCACCCAATAAAGATGAACGGCATAGAAAGCTGAAAGCCGTCACGCAATGCTGTGATATGAACACTCGAGCTAATAACACGGGCAGTCGGCGCAACATAACGATCTAAATTCACAGTCAATATTCGAGTGACTAGGTGTTTCATAATAACCTCTGATGAAGCTTTACTCTGACGGAAACCGTTTATCCAAGATAATCATTTTTTCATATTCCCTAACGAATAGATAATCAGTCGATCACACCTTGACGTTACTGACACACCTTTTTTAATCCTATCTAAGCGAGGAAAACAGTGGTTAGTTGTTAAGCAGATCAAACTTTGCTAAACCCCCCACCTCAAATTAATGATCCTTTTCACACTCCTTTAGAAACCATTTGGAAACCGGTTTCCAAATGGTTTCTAAAGGAGCATAGTGACAACGTCAAATCGATAAGGAGTACCAATCATGAACAAAATTATGCTGTGCTGCTCTGCTGGAATGTCCACATCTATGCTGGTGAAAAAGATGGAAGCCGCAGCCAAACAACAAGGGATAGAGGTTCAGATCGATGCTTTTGGCGCATCTGAGTTTAGTAACCATGTTGCGGATTACGAAGTGGTGCTCATTGGCCCACAGGTGAAATACATGAAACCGGATCTACAAAAGCTCGCAGACCCCTACGGCATCACGGTTGAAGCGATCAACATGATGGATTACGGCATGCAAAATGGCGAGAAAGTGCTGCATTTTGCTCTCGACCTCATTAACGAACACGCATAACAAAATCCATACACTTCAGGATAATAATATGAGTACCCTATACAACCACATGGTCGACATTATCGAACAGAAAGTGTCACCCGTTGCCGCCAAAATGGGACAACAAAAATATGTAATGGCAATTCGTGATGGTTTCATTGCTGCTTTGCCATTTATGATCGTTGGTTCATTTATCTTGGTGTTCGTCTTTCCACCATTTTCTGCGGATACCACTTGGTCATTCGCTCGTGGCTGGCTTGATCTTTCCGCCAAATATCGCGACCAACTGATGTTGCCGTTCAATTTGAGCATGGGGGTGATGACCCTGTTCATCTCGGTCGGGATAGCCGCCAGCTTAGCGCGTCATCATAACCTCGACCCACTGACCACTGGCTTATTGTCTCTGATGTCGTTTTTGTTGGTCGCTGCACCACTGAAAGATGGCACCATTTCAATGCAATACCTATCAGGACAAGGGATCTTCACTGCGATCATTACCGCAATTTATTCCACCGAGGTCTATGGTTTACTTAAACGCAAAAACATCACCATTAAGCTACCGCCTGAGGTGCCAACGGGTGTCGCTCGTTCCTTTGAAATTTTGATTCCGGTATTAGCGATTATCCTGACGCTTCACCCCCTCAACCTCATCATTGAAGCCGAAACTGGCATGATCATTCCGCAGGCGATCATGGCGCTCATTCAGCCATTGGTGTCCGCTTCTGACTCCTTACCTGCTGTGCTGCTTGCGGTGTTTATCTGTCAGATTTTGTGGTTCGCGGGGATTCACGGTTCCCTGATTGTCACTGGCATCATGAACCCATTTTGGATGGCAAACTTATCGGCGAACCAAATGGCAATGGCCGCTGGAGCTACCACCATGCCACACATTTTCTTACAAGGCTTCTGGGATCACTACTTGTTGATTGGTGGTGTGGGTTCAACGCTACCGCTGGCTATCTTACTGATGCGCTCTAAAGCAGTTCATTTAAGAACGATTGGCAAAATGGGGATTGTCCCTGGGCTCTTTAATATCAACGAACCTATCTTGTTTGGTGCGCCGATCATTATGAACCCCGTCTTTTTCCTACCGTTCATTTTGGTGCCCATGATCAACGCAGTTTTTGCATGGTTCGCTGTCGATTTAGGGTTAGTCGCGCGAGTCGTATCGCTGACTCCATGGACAACACCAGGACCGATTGGTGCTTCATGGGCCGCGAACTGGGCCGTTAGTCCAGTGATTTTGTCGCTATTTTGTATGTGCTCAGCTGCGCTTATGTATCTGCCTTTCCTAAAAGCCTATGAAAAGCAATTACTTGAAAAAGAAGCGCTTGAGGAGCAACAAAAATCCTCACCCAAAGTTAACGCGACACCCGCTTCAACTCACTAATACGCAAAGAGACAAACCAGCGGATTATCCTGAGGTAATCCGCTGTAAGGACCCTAGTTATGCTTTATCAATTTCCACCACACTTTTATTGGGGCAGCGCCGCTTCCGCCACACAAACCGAAGGCGCCGCCGCTCAATTCGGCAAAGGTGACAACATCTGGGATCATTGGTATCAACAAGAGCCCAACCGCTTCTATCAAGGTGTTTCTCCTCAACAAACTTCGACCTTTTATCAGCACTTTCGCGATGATATCGGCCTAATGAAGGCGATCAACCACAACAGTTTTCGCACCTCTATTTCATG is part of the Vibrio porteresiae DSM 19223 genome and encodes:
- a CDS encoding PTS sugar transporter subunit IIB: MNKIMLCCSAGMSTSMLVKKMEAAAKQQGIEVQIDAFGASEFSNHVADYEVVLIGPQVKYMKPDLQKLADPYGITVEAINMMDYGMQNGEKVLHFALDLINEHA
- a CDS encoding PTS sugar transporter subunit IIC, translating into MSTLYNHMVDIIEQKVSPVAAKMGQQKYVMAIRDGFIAALPFMIVGSFILVFVFPPFSADTTWSFARGWLDLSAKYRDQLMLPFNLSMGVMTLFISVGIAASLARHHNLDPLTTGLLSLMSFLLVAAPLKDGTISMQYLSGQGIFTAIITAIYSTEVYGLLKRKNITIKLPPEVPTGVARSFEILIPVLAIILTLHPLNLIIEAETGMIIPQAIMALIQPLVSASDSLPAVLLAVFICQILWFAGIHGSLIVTGIMNPFWMANLSANQMAMAAGATTMPHIFLQGFWDHYLLIGGVGSTLPLAILLMRSKAVHLRTIGKMGIVPGLFNINEPILFGAPIIMNPVFFLPFILVPMINAVFAWFAVDLGLVARVVSLTPWTTPGPIGASWAANWAVSPVILSLFCMCSAALMYLPFLKAYEKQLLEKEALEEQQKSSPKVNATPASTH